One region of Agelaius phoeniceus isolate bAgePho1 chromosome 12, bAgePho1.hap1, whole genome shotgun sequence genomic DNA includes:
- the CHST4 gene encoding carbohydrate sulfotransferase 4: MHCCLCDCLEACVPQQRTCVRATLLESGLVVLHKDLLRSPAIMVKSRRVQVLLILVVLSFLLIHFLPCSNNAHMEEKPSPVHILILSSWRSGSSFTGQIFSQHPSVFYLMEPAWHVWVKMYQNSAKVLHMAVRDLVRSVFLCDMSVFDAYMSSQKKKSDLFQWETSRALCSPPACDSFSRSDIITAGNCKTICGKYPFSKVEEACKTYSHVAIKEVRFFDLKVLYPLLTDPSLNLKIIHLVRDPRAVFRSRENTMADLKRDSNIVVGSRKTKGEMGPYNTMQVICKSHVEIYKAGSQAAPSFLKDRYLLVRYEDIVRDPLARAAEMYRFAELHFTPELQKWVHNITHGKGDGAQAFDIGSRDALRVSQAWRNTLPFQKIEKVQNVCKDAMDLLGYRLVQSEEEQKNMSLDLLFAQNSSEHQILKAEKLVSASTF; encoded by the exons ATGCACTGTTGTTTGTGTGACTGCCTGGAGGCGTGTGTACCACAGCAGCGAACGTGTGTGAGGGCAACTTTGCTTGAATCAGGTCTGGTGGTGCTTCACAAGGACTTGTTAAG GTCCCCTGCAATCATGGTGAAGTCTAGAAGAGTGCAGGTGCTCCTGATTCTGGTAGTTCTGTCCTTCCTTCTTATCCACTTCCTACCCTGCAGCAACAATGCCCATATGGAGGAAAAACCTTCTCCTGTCCACATCCTTATTCTCTCCTCCTGGCGGTCAGGATCCTCCTTCACTGGACAAATTTTCAGCCAGCACCCCAGTGTCTTCTACCTGATGGAGCCTGCATGGCACGTGTGGGTTAAGATGTACCAGAACAGTGCCAAAGTCTTACACATGGCAGTGCGGGACTTAGTCAGGTCCGTCTTTCTGTGTGACATGTCTGTGTTTGATGCTTACATGTCTAGCCAGAAGAAAAAGTCTGATTTATTTCAGTGGGAGACTAGCCGAGCCTTGTGCTCCCCACCTGCCTGTGACTCATTCAGTCGCAGTGACATAATCACTGCAGGGAATTGCAAAACCATCTGTGGCAAGTACCCATTCAGCAAGGTGGAGGAAGCTTGTAAAACCTATAGCCATGTTGCCATCAAGGAAGTAAGGTTCTTTGACCTGAAAGTTCTCTATCCCCTTCTCACCGATCCATCCCTGAACCTCAAAATCATTCACTTGGTACGTGATCCTCGGGCTGTGTTCAGGTCCCGAGAGAATACAATGGCAGACCTGAAACGCGACAGTAACATTGTTGTGGGGTCTCGGAAGACAAAGGGAGAAATGGGGCCCTACAACACAATGCAGGTAATCTGCAAAAGCCACGTTGAGATATACAAGGCAGGAAgtcaggctgctccaagcttcCTGAAAGACCGGTATCTGCTGGTTCGCTATGAAGACATTGTCAGAGACCCCCTAGCAAGGGCTGCTGAGATGTACAGGTTTGCAGAACTCCATTTCACACCAGAGCTTCAGAAGTGGGTCCACAACATCACCCATGGAAAAGGTGACGGAGCACAGGCCTTTGATATTGGGTCGAGAGATGCACTGAGAGTATCCCAGGCCTGGAGAAACACACTTCCCTtccagaaaatagaaaaagtgcAAAATGTGTGCAAAGATGCAATGGATTTGCTGGGCTACCGGCTAGTTCAGTCTGAAGAAGAGCAGAAAAATATGTCTCTGGATCTTTTGTTTGCCCAGAACTCCTCTGAGCATCAAATTTTGAAGGCAGAAAAGCTGGTCTCTGCATCTACTTTCTGA